A region from the Lemur catta isolate mLemCat1 chromosome 7, mLemCat1.pri, whole genome shotgun sequence genome encodes:
- the BSCL2 gene encoding seipin isoform X1, with protein sequence MDGGTLHSPHPGKCDALQVSASRSPLHILATSEEWKIQRPPRHVIGKMSKDMADQREGEAGEKEVCADQIKGLDKEEEPPTASSHGQGWRPCGRAARNSRPEPGARPPALPAMVNDPPVPAILWAQEVGQVLAGRARRLLLQFGVLFCTILLLLWVSVFLYGSFYYSYMPTVSHLSPVHFYYRTDCDSSTTSLCSFPVANVSLAKGGRDRVLMYGQPYRITLELELPESPVNQDLGMFLVTVSCYTRGGRIISTSSRSVMLHYRSDLLQMLDTLVFSSLLLFGFAEQKQLLEVELYADYRENSYVPTTGAIIEIHSKRIQMYAAYLRIHAHFTGLRYLLYNFPMTCAFIGVASNFTFLSVIVVFSYMQWVWGGIWPRPRLSLQVNIRKRDNSRRESQRRISTHQPGTGCEGQEESTQLSDITEEGESPEDPSGTEGQLSEEEKPDQQPLSGEEELEPEASDGSGSWEDAALLTEANLPTPASASAPALALETLGSSEPSVGAVRQRSTCSSS encoded by the exons ATGGATGGCG GGACCCTCCATTCCCCACATCCAGGAAAATGTGATGCACTACAGGTATCAGCTTCTAGATCACCACTTCACATTCTAGCCACAAGTGAGGAGTGGAAGATCCAGCGGCCGCCGAGGCACGTCATCGGGAAGATGTCTAAAGATATGGCAGACCAAAGAGAAGGAGAAGCTGGGGAAAAAGAGGTGTGCGCAGATCAAATCAAAGGACTGGACAAAGAGGAG GAACCGCCAACTGCCTCATCCCATGGTCAGGGTTGGCGTCCATGTGGCAGAGCAGCTAGGAACTCAAGGCCTGAACCTGGGGCCAGACCCCCTGCTCTCCCAGCCATGGTCAATGATCCACCAGTACCTGCCATACTGTGGGCCCAGGAAGTGGGCCAAGTCTTGGCAGGCCGTGCCCGGAGACTGCTGCTGCAGTTTGGGGTACTCTTCTGCACCATCCTCCTCCTGCTCTGGGTGTCTGTCTTCCTCTATGGCTCCTTCTACTATTCCTACATGCCGACAGTCAGCCACCTCAGCCCTGTGCATTTCTACTACAG GACCGACTGTGATTCCTCCACCACCTCACTCTGCTCCTTCCCTGTTGCAAATGTCTCACTGGCTAAAGGTGGACGTGATCGG GTGCTGATGTATGGACAGCCATATCGCATTACCTTAGAGCTGGAGCTGCCAGAGTCCCCTGTGAATCAAGATTTGGGCATGTTCTTGGTCACCGTTTCATGCTACACTCGAGGTGGCAGAATTATCTCTACTTCTTCACGCTCG GTGATGCTGCATTACCGCTCAGACCTGCTCCAGATGCTTGACACGCTGGTTTTCTCTAGCCTCTTGCTGTTTGGCTTTGCAGAGCAGAAGCAGCTCCTGGAGGTGGAGCTCTACGCGGATTATAGAGAGAACTCG TATGTGCCGACCACTGGAGCGATTATCGAGATCCACAGCAAGCGCATCCAGATGTATGCAGCCTACCTCCGCATCCACGCACACTTCACCGGGCTCAG ATACCTGCTGTACAACTTCCCGATGACCTGTGCCTTCATAGGTGTCGCCAGCAACTTCACCTTCCTCAGCGTCATCGTGGTCTTCAGCTACATGCAGTGGGTGTGGGGGGGCATCTGGCCCCGACCGCGCTTGTCTTTGCAG GTTAACATCCGAAAAAGGGACAATTCCCGAAGGGAAAGCCAGAGAAGGATCTCTACTCATCAGCCAG GCACAGGGTGTGAAGGCCAGGAGGAATCAACCCAGCTATCAGATATTACAGAGGAGGGTGAGAGCCCTGAAGATCCCTCAGGGACAG AGGGTCAGCTGTCTGAGGAAGAGAAACCAGATCAGCAGCCcctgagtggggaggaggagctggagcccGAAGCCAGTGATG GTTCAGGCTCCTGGGAAGATGCAGCTCTGCTGACAGAGGCCAACCTGCctactcctgcctctgcctctgcccctgcccttgcCCTGGAGACCCTGGGCAGCTCCGAACCCTCTGTGGGTGCTGTCCGACAGCGCTCCACCTGCTCTAGTTCCTGA
- the BSCL2 gene encoding seipin isoform X3, which translates to MWISIIECVEALCKNSKEPPTASSHGQGWRPCGRAARNSRPEPGARPPALPAMVNDPPVPAILWAQEVGQVLAGRARRLLLQFGVLFCTILLLLWVSVFLYGSFYYSYMPTVSHLSPVHFYYRTDCDSSTTSLCSFPVANVSLAKGGRDRVLMYGQPYRITLELELPESPVNQDLGMFLVTVSCYTRGGRIISTSSRSVMLHYRSDLLQMLDTLVFSSLLLFGFAEQKQLLEVELYADYRENSYVPTTGAIIEIHSKRIQMYAAYLRIHAHFTGLRYLLYNFPMTCAFIGVASNFTFLSVIVVFSYMQWVWGGIWPRPRLSLQVNIRKRDNSRRESQRRISTHQPGTGCEGQEESTQLSDITEEGESPEDPSGTEGQLSEEEKPDQQPLSGEEELEPEASDGSGSWEDAALLTEANLPTPASASAPALALETLGSSEPSVGAVRQRSTCSSS; encoded by the exons ATGTGGATTAGTATCATCGAGTGTGTAGAGGCGCTTTGTAAGAATTCTAAG GAACCGCCAACTGCCTCATCCCATGGTCAGGGTTGGCGTCCATGTGGCAGAGCAGCTAGGAACTCAAGGCCTGAACCTGGGGCCAGACCCCCTGCTCTCCCAGCCATGGTCAATGATCCACCAGTACCTGCCATACTGTGGGCCCAGGAAGTGGGCCAAGTCTTGGCAGGCCGTGCCCGGAGACTGCTGCTGCAGTTTGGGGTACTCTTCTGCACCATCCTCCTCCTGCTCTGGGTGTCTGTCTTCCTCTATGGCTCCTTCTACTATTCCTACATGCCGACAGTCAGCCACCTCAGCCCTGTGCATTTCTACTACAG GACCGACTGTGATTCCTCCACCACCTCACTCTGCTCCTTCCCTGTTGCAAATGTCTCACTGGCTAAAGGTGGACGTGATCGG GTGCTGATGTATGGACAGCCATATCGCATTACCTTAGAGCTGGAGCTGCCAGAGTCCCCTGTGAATCAAGATTTGGGCATGTTCTTGGTCACCGTTTCATGCTACACTCGAGGTGGCAGAATTATCTCTACTTCTTCACGCTCG GTGATGCTGCATTACCGCTCAGACCTGCTCCAGATGCTTGACACGCTGGTTTTCTCTAGCCTCTTGCTGTTTGGCTTTGCAGAGCAGAAGCAGCTCCTGGAGGTGGAGCTCTACGCGGATTATAGAGAGAACTCG TATGTGCCGACCACTGGAGCGATTATCGAGATCCACAGCAAGCGCATCCAGATGTATGCAGCCTACCTCCGCATCCACGCACACTTCACCGGGCTCAG ATACCTGCTGTACAACTTCCCGATGACCTGTGCCTTCATAGGTGTCGCCAGCAACTTCACCTTCCTCAGCGTCATCGTGGTCTTCAGCTACATGCAGTGGGTGTGGGGGGGCATCTGGCCCCGACCGCGCTTGTCTTTGCAG GTTAACATCCGAAAAAGGGACAATTCCCGAAGGGAAAGCCAGAGAAGGATCTCTACTCATCAGCCAG GCACAGGGTGTGAAGGCCAGGAGGAATCAACCCAGCTATCAGATATTACAGAGGAGGGTGAGAGCCCTGAAGATCCCTCAGGGACAG AGGGTCAGCTGTCTGAGGAAGAGAAACCAGATCAGCAGCCcctgagtggggaggaggagctggagcccGAAGCCAGTGATG GTTCAGGCTCCTGGGAAGATGCAGCTCTGCTGACAGAGGCCAACCTGCctactcctgcctctgcctctgcccctgcccttgcCCTGGAGACCCTGGGCAGCTCCGAACCCTCTGTGGGTGCTGTCCGACAGCGCTCCACCTGCTCTAGTTCCTGA
- the GNG3 gene encoding guanine nucleotide-binding protein G(I)/G(S)/G(O) subunit gamma-3, with protein sequence MKGETPVNSTMSIGQARKMVEQLKIEASLCRIKVSKAAADLMTYCDAHACEDPLITPVPTSENPFREKKFFCALL encoded by the exons aTGAAAGGGGAGACCCCTGTGAACAGCACAATGAGTATTGGGCAAGCACGCAAGATGGTGGAACAGCTTAAGATTGAAGCCAGTTTGTGCCGGATAAAG GTGTCCAAGGCAGCAGCAGACCTGATGACTTACTGTGATGCCCACGCCTGTGAGGATCCCCTCATCACCCCTGTGCCCACTTCGGAGAACCCCTTCCGGGAGAAGAAGTTCTTCTGTGCCCTCCTCTGA
- the BSCL2 gene encoding seipin isoform X2 produces MSKDMADQREGEAGEKEVCADQIKGLDKEEEPPTASSHGQGWRPCGRAARNSRPEPGARPPALPAMVNDPPVPAILWAQEVGQVLAGRARRLLLQFGVLFCTILLLLWVSVFLYGSFYYSYMPTVSHLSPVHFYYRTDCDSSTTSLCSFPVANVSLAKGGRDRVLMYGQPYRITLELELPESPVNQDLGMFLVTVSCYTRGGRIISTSSRSVMLHYRSDLLQMLDTLVFSSLLLFGFAEQKQLLEVELYADYRENSYVPTTGAIIEIHSKRIQMYAAYLRIHAHFTGLRYLLYNFPMTCAFIGVASNFTFLSVIVVFSYMQWVWGGIWPRPRLSLQVNIRKRDNSRRESQRRISTHQPGTGCEGQEESTQLSDITEEGESPEDPSGTEGQLSEEEKPDQQPLSGEEELEPEASDGSGSWEDAALLTEANLPTPASASAPALALETLGSSEPSVGAVRQRSTCSSS; encoded by the exons ATGTCTAAAGATATGGCAGACCAAAGAGAAGGAGAAGCTGGGGAAAAAGAGGTGTGCGCAGATCAAATCAAAGGACTGGACAAAGAGGAG GAACCGCCAACTGCCTCATCCCATGGTCAGGGTTGGCGTCCATGTGGCAGAGCAGCTAGGAACTCAAGGCCTGAACCTGGGGCCAGACCCCCTGCTCTCCCAGCCATGGTCAATGATCCACCAGTACCTGCCATACTGTGGGCCCAGGAAGTGGGCCAAGTCTTGGCAGGCCGTGCCCGGAGACTGCTGCTGCAGTTTGGGGTACTCTTCTGCACCATCCTCCTCCTGCTCTGGGTGTCTGTCTTCCTCTATGGCTCCTTCTACTATTCCTACATGCCGACAGTCAGCCACCTCAGCCCTGTGCATTTCTACTACAG GACCGACTGTGATTCCTCCACCACCTCACTCTGCTCCTTCCCTGTTGCAAATGTCTCACTGGCTAAAGGTGGACGTGATCGG GTGCTGATGTATGGACAGCCATATCGCATTACCTTAGAGCTGGAGCTGCCAGAGTCCCCTGTGAATCAAGATTTGGGCATGTTCTTGGTCACCGTTTCATGCTACACTCGAGGTGGCAGAATTATCTCTACTTCTTCACGCTCG GTGATGCTGCATTACCGCTCAGACCTGCTCCAGATGCTTGACACGCTGGTTTTCTCTAGCCTCTTGCTGTTTGGCTTTGCAGAGCAGAAGCAGCTCCTGGAGGTGGAGCTCTACGCGGATTATAGAGAGAACTCG TATGTGCCGACCACTGGAGCGATTATCGAGATCCACAGCAAGCGCATCCAGATGTATGCAGCCTACCTCCGCATCCACGCACACTTCACCGGGCTCAG ATACCTGCTGTACAACTTCCCGATGACCTGTGCCTTCATAGGTGTCGCCAGCAACTTCACCTTCCTCAGCGTCATCGTGGTCTTCAGCTACATGCAGTGGGTGTGGGGGGGCATCTGGCCCCGACCGCGCTTGTCTTTGCAG GTTAACATCCGAAAAAGGGACAATTCCCGAAGGGAAAGCCAGAGAAGGATCTCTACTCATCAGCCAG GCACAGGGTGTGAAGGCCAGGAGGAATCAACCCAGCTATCAGATATTACAGAGGAGGGTGAGAGCCCTGAAGATCCCTCAGGGACAG AGGGTCAGCTGTCTGAGGAAGAGAAACCAGATCAGCAGCCcctgagtggggaggaggagctggagcccGAAGCCAGTGATG GTTCAGGCTCCTGGGAAGATGCAGCTCTGCTGACAGAGGCCAACCTGCctactcctgcctctgcctctgcccctgcccttgcCCTGGAGACCCTGGGCAGCTCCGAACCCTCTGTGGGTGCTGTCCGACAGCGCTCCACCTGCTCTAGTTCCTGA
- the BSCL2 gene encoding seipin isoform X4: MVNDPPVPAILWAQEVGQVLAGRARRLLLQFGVLFCTILLLLWVSVFLYGSFYYSYMPTVSHLSPVHFYYRTDCDSSTTSLCSFPVANVSLAKGGRDRVLMYGQPYRITLELELPESPVNQDLGMFLVTVSCYTRGGRIISTSSRSVMLHYRSDLLQMLDTLVFSSLLLFGFAEQKQLLEVELYADYRENSYVPTTGAIIEIHSKRIQMYAAYLRIHAHFTGLRYLLYNFPMTCAFIGVASNFTFLSVIVVFSYMQWVWGGIWPRPRLSLQVNIRKRDNSRRESQRRISTHQPGTGCEGQEESTQLSDITEEGESPEDPSGTEGQLSEEEKPDQQPLSGEEELEPEASDGSGSWEDAALLTEANLPTPASASAPALALETLGSSEPSVGAVRQRSTCSSS; encoded by the exons ATGGTCAATGATCCACCAGTACCTGCCATACTGTGGGCCCAGGAAGTGGGCCAAGTCTTGGCAGGCCGTGCCCGGAGACTGCTGCTGCAGTTTGGGGTACTCTTCTGCACCATCCTCCTCCTGCTCTGGGTGTCTGTCTTCCTCTATGGCTCCTTCTACTATTCCTACATGCCGACAGTCAGCCACCTCAGCCCTGTGCATTTCTACTACAG GACCGACTGTGATTCCTCCACCACCTCACTCTGCTCCTTCCCTGTTGCAAATGTCTCACTGGCTAAAGGTGGACGTGATCGG GTGCTGATGTATGGACAGCCATATCGCATTACCTTAGAGCTGGAGCTGCCAGAGTCCCCTGTGAATCAAGATTTGGGCATGTTCTTGGTCACCGTTTCATGCTACACTCGAGGTGGCAGAATTATCTCTACTTCTTCACGCTCG GTGATGCTGCATTACCGCTCAGACCTGCTCCAGATGCTTGACACGCTGGTTTTCTCTAGCCTCTTGCTGTTTGGCTTTGCAGAGCAGAAGCAGCTCCTGGAGGTGGAGCTCTACGCGGATTATAGAGAGAACTCG TATGTGCCGACCACTGGAGCGATTATCGAGATCCACAGCAAGCGCATCCAGATGTATGCAGCCTACCTCCGCATCCACGCACACTTCACCGGGCTCAG ATACCTGCTGTACAACTTCCCGATGACCTGTGCCTTCATAGGTGTCGCCAGCAACTTCACCTTCCTCAGCGTCATCGTGGTCTTCAGCTACATGCAGTGGGTGTGGGGGGGCATCTGGCCCCGACCGCGCTTGTCTTTGCAG GTTAACATCCGAAAAAGGGACAATTCCCGAAGGGAAAGCCAGAGAAGGATCTCTACTCATCAGCCAG GCACAGGGTGTGAAGGCCAGGAGGAATCAACCCAGCTATCAGATATTACAGAGGAGGGTGAGAGCCCTGAAGATCCCTCAGGGACAG AGGGTCAGCTGTCTGAGGAAGAGAAACCAGATCAGCAGCCcctgagtggggaggaggagctggagcccGAAGCCAGTGATG GTTCAGGCTCCTGGGAAGATGCAGCTCTGCTGACAGAGGCCAACCTGCctactcctgcctctgcctctgcccctgcccttgcCCTGGAGACCCTGGGCAGCTCCGAACCCTCTGTGGGTGCTGTCCGACAGCGCTCCACCTGCTCTAGTTCCTGA